From the genome of Hymenobacter cellulosilyticus, one region includes:
- a CDS encoding ABC transporter permease, producing the protein MTTTKADLRGPALEGEYFAALLAPEGTDLETIDAEYQQVLKRVVNPNPDVKTLTAHADDLLATLTRQILGQGESESPKITAFYFIAFGLALLFMALPALNLVNINLSRIMDRSSEIGVRKAFGATSNTLVGQFLIENIFLTLLGGLLGLALAYGVLELINDAGLIPYARLTLNVRVFGWALLAAVFFGVLSGVYPAFKMSRVAPVEALKVSAN; encoded by the coding sequence ATGACTACCACCAAGGCCGACCTGCGCGGCCCTGCCCTGGAGGGCGAGTATTTCGCGGCGCTGCTAGCCCCCGAAGGCACTGACCTGGAAACCATCGACGCTGAGTATCAGCAGGTACTGAAGCGCGTGGTCAATCCCAACCCCGACGTGAAGACGCTGACCGCCCACGCCGACGACCTGTTGGCCACGTTGACCCGCCAAATCTTGGGGCAGGGAGAATCGGAATCACCTAAAATCACGGCCTTTTACTTTATCGCCTTTGGTCTGGCCTTGCTGTTCATGGCGTTGCCGGCGCTGAACCTGGTGAATATCAACCTGAGCCGCATCATGGATCGCAGTTCCGAAATAGGAGTGCGTAAAGCGTTTGGCGCCACCAGCAACACGCTGGTAGGGCAGTTTCTGATCGAGAATATATTTCTGACCCTACTGGGTGGGCTATTGGGGCTCGCGTTGGCCTACGGCGTCCTGGAGCTAATCAATGACGCCGGTTTGATTCCTTACGCCCGGCTCACGCTCAACGTGCGCGTATTTGGCTGGGCCTTGCTGGCTGCCGTGTTCTTTGGGGTGCTGTCGGGCGTGTATCCCGCCTTCAAAATGTCCAGGGTGGCGCCCGTTGAAGCCCTAAAAGTCAGCGCGAACTAA
- a CDS encoding ABC transporter permease, which yields MLLSYLKLAWKVLLRRKFFTFISLFGISFTLMVLLVVVALFDYSVGARTPESRIERIAFITFLNHGFADGNQINTPPSPYFLDKYVRPMKSPEKIAVYSLFRTSPSYIGNKKVELDLKFTDNVFWEVFDFHFLDGKPYNANDLRDANRVVVISETTARSYFGTTRGVVGRSLEVDQRRFQVLGVVSDVSILRFNSYAEVWAP from the coding sequence ATGCTGCTCTCCTACCTTAAACTTGCCTGGAAGGTCTTGCTGCGGCGCAAGTTCTTCACCTTTATCAGCTTGTTCGGCATCAGCTTTACGCTCATGGTGCTGCTGGTGGTGGTGGCCCTGTTCGACTACAGCGTGGGGGCCCGCACGCCCGAGTCGCGTATCGAGCGCATCGCGTTTATCACGTTTTTGAACCATGGCTTTGCGGATGGAAACCAAATAAATACCCCGCCCAGTCCTTACTTTCTTGATAAGTACGTGCGCCCGATGAAGTCGCCCGAGAAAATAGCTGTTTACTCGCTGTTTCGGACCAGCCCCAGCTACATCGGCAACAAGAAGGTGGAACTCGATCTAAAGTTTACCGACAACGTGTTCTGGGAGGTCTTCGACTTTCACTTTCTCGACGGCAAGCCCTACAACGCCAACGACCTGCGCGATGCCAACCGCGTGGTGGTGATTTCGGAAACCACGGCCCGCAGCTATTTCGGCACCACCCGGGGCGTCGTGGGCCGCTCCCTTGAAGTGGACCAGCGCCGGTTTCAGGTGCTGGGTGTGGTCAGCGACGTGTCGATTCTGCGCTTCAACTCCTACGCCGAAGTGTGGGCCCCATGA